GACATTGCCTGATGCAGCTTCTTTATTTTGCTCTCGAAGTAATTCTTTTTGTTCGTTGGATAAAGTCTTGATAAATGCTTTTTGTTTTTCTTCTCTACTCATTTTATTATCTTCCAATATTTCTATCTGTTTCTTTGTAAGAGAATTTTTAAAGCGATTTTTGGCTGTTTCGGCGTTGCTCTCCGGTTTCTTTTGTGTCTCTTGCAATGTTGCTTTTTCTTGATTTCCTGCCGTTGGTTGTTTTGTNTCAGTTTTTTCAAACATACTTTTTGCTTCATCTACAACGTTTTCAATGTTTTTATGTGTTTCTTCCGATTTCACGTCCGGTTTATTTGGCTCTTGATACTGATTTTTTTCCTGATGTAATTCTCCTCTTTTTTCAGGTTCAGATATTGTATTTTCGTATAAAGTAGTTTTCAAAGTTTTTTCTTCAGTGCCAGTAGGTTTGGTAGTTTCGTTTTTTTCTTCCAATTTCATATCGGCAGGAGTTTTTATCTCCTCACGGGTAATTTTAAACCGACTGTTGGTTTGTAATTTGGCGCTTTCCCCGGCGGTTATCACCGCTTCATTTTTATTAACGGTTTCGATAACCATTACTTTTCCTTGCTCACAATTTACAAAATACTCATTATCACGTGCTGTAACCGTAAAACGCGTTCCTAAAACCACAGTTTTTGCTTTCTCGGATATCACTTCAAATTTTTCTCCTTTTTCCACTTCAAAAAATGCTTCACCTTTTAACTTGCTAGTTCGTGAAAATTTCCACAAAAAAGGTTTATAACTGAGGGTTGAATTTGCATATAATTTAACTTTTGATTTGTCGGGCAAAAGAAAAGTTTGTTCGGTTAAATCGGTTTGTATTTTTTTAGTATATAAAGCCGCTGTAGCGCTAAAAACAAGCAGTAAAGC
The genomic region above belongs to uncultured Paludibacter sp. and contains:
- a CDS encoding hypothetical protein (Evidence 5 : Unknown function), whose amino-acid sequence is MIIKNKYXDTENFLFPREIENIIAHSKVDWEKSKEDIWMKMETXLEQTPVVIKMRPNIFXRIVQYAAVAVIALLLVFSATAALYTKKIQTDLTEQTFLLPDKSKVKLYANSTLSYKPFLWKFSRTSKLKGEAFFEVEKGEKFEVISEKAKTVVLGTRFTVTARDNEYFVNCEQGKVMVIETVNKNEAVITAGESAKLQTNSRFKITREEIKTPADMKLEEKNETTKPTGTEEKTLKTTLYENTISEPEKRGELHQEKNQYQEPNKPDVKSEETHKNIENVVDEAKSMFEKTXTKQPTAGNQEKATLQETQKKPESNAETAKNRFKNSLTKKQIEILEDNKMSREEKQKAFIKTLSNEQKELLREQNKEAASGNVNNNKNVIKDNIKEEQKNQNKNQMQNSPNNNKNSDNXINGKGKHTK